A section of the Deltaproteobacteria bacterium genome encodes:
- the lpxK gene encoding tetraacyldisaccharide 4'-kinase, whose amino-acid sequence MRRLLTYVYGAGVGFRLELYRSGRLKSDRLPARVISVGNLVVGGTGKTPTVIFIARRLHSMGVRTAVLSRGYHGQARRSINVVSDGAEVFLSPRQAGDEAYLIAESLPGVVVLTGKDRLLLGQHAIDRFQTQALILDDAFQHLKLKRDVNLLLLDATQPWGNGWILPAGPLREPRSQASRTTAFLITRAEQEPQQLREELGKDFPGRPVFSARYRPVSLTRLLGGGQEDPGRMAGQRVLAFCGLARPHDFLNTLTGLGAEVAGFVDWPDHFQARRSDLLSLAAKARELGVTKAVTTTKDAVKLSTRELSKWGLPLEIWVLGVELEVLDREDEFMAMLYPSQEAS is encoded by the coding sequence ATGCGGCGTCTGTTGACTTATGTTTACGGCGCGGGGGTCGGTTTTCGCCTTGAGCTTTACCGGTCCGGCCGGCTTAAGTCCGATCGCCTTCCGGCGCGGGTCATCAGCGTGGGTAATCTTGTGGTCGGCGGAACAGGCAAGACCCCGACCGTGATTTTCATTGCCAGACGGCTGCATTCAATGGGCGTCCGAACCGCCGTGCTGAGCCGAGGTTACCATGGCCAGGCCCGGCGTTCGATTAACGTGGTTTCTGATGGAGCGGAAGTGTTTCTCAGCCCGAGGCAGGCCGGGGACGAGGCTTATCTGATAGCTGAGTCACTGCCCGGCGTGGTTGTGCTGACTGGTAAAGATCGTTTACTCCTCGGCCAGCACGCTATTGATCGCTTTCAGACCCAGGCCCTTATTCTGGATGATGCCTTTCAGCACTTAAAACTGAAAAGGGATGTCAATCTGCTGCTCCTGGATGCGACTCAGCCCTGGGGCAACGGCTGGATATTACCGGCTGGTCCTTTACGTGAACCCAGGTCCCAGGCCAGCCGGACCACGGCCTTTCTTATCACCCGGGCCGAGCAGGAGCCTCAGCAGCTCAGAGAGGAGTTGGGAAAGGACTTTCCCGGCCGACCAGTATTTTCAGCGCGGTACCGACCAGTTTCACTGACCCGGCTTCTTGGCGGCGGGCAGGAGGATCCGGGCCGTATGGCTGGACAGAGGGTTTTGGCGTTTTGCGGTTTGGCCAGGCCTCACGATTTTCTTAATACTTTAACGGGGCTCGGCGCTGAAGTGGCTGGATTCGTTGACTGGCCCGATCATTTTCAGGCCCGGCGCAGTGACCTTCTTTCCCTGGCGGCCAAGGCCAGGGAATTGGGTGTCACCAAGGCTGTGACCACGACCAAAGATGCAGTGAAATTATCAACCAGGGAACTAAGCAAGTGGGGGCTGCCATTGGAGATATGGGTCTTGGGGGTAGAGCTTGAGGTCCTGGACCGAGAAGATGAATTTATGGCTATGTTGTATCCAAGTCAGGAGGCCTCCTGA
- the waaF gene encoding lipopolysaccharide heptosyltransferase II, which yields MDIDPQNVRRILVRSTNWVGDALLSTPALASLRDNFPESHLSVLARKWVTAIYKDHPAVDEIMVYDVEGRHKGWSGFIRLASEIRKQQFDLVVLFQYAFGAALLTWLARIPERIGYNTDGRGLLLNRAVSRRSGDKKIHEVESYQGLIHRSGLRIIQSRPVFHLNPVAEKLASARLIELGLNDSFLLGLAPGAAYGQAKQWPQEKYAKAAQIILEQKGGAALLFGSQGEAAVTRKLKELLPVPVYDLAGQTDLAGVAALIKRCHLFLTNDSGLMHVGAAVGTPLVAVFGSTTPVTTGPVTGQARVIYHPVDCSPCFKRVCDQPSHLCMDLVTVEEVAAAGLELLEKGGELGNETQTGRFSGS from the coding sequence ATGGATATTGACCCGCAAAACGTTCGGCGCATCCTGGTCCGTTCAACCAATTGGGTTGGAGACGCGCTGCTGAGTACGCCAGCTTTGGCCTCTCTGAGGGATAACTTCCCTGAATCTCATCTTTCCGTCCTGGCTAGAAAGTGGGTCACAGCGATCTATAAAGATCATCCGGCGGTGGATGAGATCATGGTCTACGATGTTGAAGGGAGACACAAGGGCTGGTCCGGGTTCATTCGGCTGGCAAGTGAGATTCGCAAGCAGCAGTTCGATCTGGTGGTGCTCTTTCAGTACGCCTTTGGCGCAGCCTTGCTTACCTGGCTGGCGCGGATACCCGAGCGCATAGGGTACAATACCGATGGCCGCGGACTTTTACTCAATCGGGCCGTCTCGCGCCGGTCTGGGGATAAGAAGATTCACGAGGTTGAGTCTTATCAGGGGCTTATTCACCGGTCCGGCTTGAGGATTATACAGTCGAGGCCGGTTTTTCATTTAAATCCTGTGGCTGAAAAACTGGCTTCCGCCAGACTGATTGAATTGGGTTTGAACGATTCCTTTCTCTTGGGTCTTGCGCCCGGGGCCGCATATGGTCAGGCCAAACAGTGGCCTCAAGAAAAGTATGCCAAAGCGGCTCAGATTATTCTTGAGCAGAAAGGCGGGGCGGCCTTGCTTTTTGGCAGTCAGGGTGAGGCTGCGGTTACCAGGAAGTTGAAAGAGTTACTACCGGTACCGGTATATGATCTGGCCGGGCAGACCGACCTGGCCGGGGTTGCAGCCTTGATAAAGCGCTGTCACCTGTTTTTGACTAATGATTCGGGGTTGATGCATGTTGGAGCGGCAGTGGGCACGCCTCTGGTGGCCGTATTTGGCTCGACCACTCCGGTGACCACGGGCCCGGTTACAGGCCAGGCCCGCGTGATTTACCATCCGGTTGATTGCTCCCCATGCTTTAAGCGTGTTTGTGACCAGCCGAGCCATCTCTGCATGGACCTGGTCACAGTCGAAGAGGTTGCCGCAGCCGGACTTGAACTGCTGGAGAAAGGAGGCGAGCTTGGCAACGAAACTCAGACGGGCCGTTTTTCTGGATCGTGA
- a CDS encoding HAD-IIIA family hydrolase, with translation MGYINHLDRFVLLPGVAPAIARLNRAGLVVVVTSNQSGVARGYFSWDLVEAVTKRMKDLLALDGARLDGIYYCLHHPQAEVPEYRKNCECRKPRPGLIQKAAAELKLDPARSFTIGDRVSDLIPGRAVGARNILVLSGYGRGELEYVLPKADVKPDYVADDLARAVDWILNEIEAE, from the coding sequence ATGGGCTATATTAACCACCTCGATCGTTTTGTACTTCTTCCCGGCGTTGCTCCAGCCATAGCCCGGCTTAACCGGGCCGGTCTGGTGGTGGTCGTTACGAGCAATCAGTCCGGAGTAGCCCGCGGCTACTTTTCCTGGGACCTGGTTGAGGCGGTCACCAAGAGGATGAAGGATCTTTTAGCCCTGGATGGGGCGAGGCTGGACGGTATTTACTACTGCCTTCACCATCCGCAGGCTGAAGTGCCTGAATATCGGAAAAACTGCGAATGCCGCAAGCCCCGTCCTGGCTTGATTCAGAAGGCGGCAGCCGAATTGAAGCTGGACCCGGCTCGTTCCTTTACTATCGGAGATAGAGTCTCTGATCTCATACCCGGCCGGGCCGTGGGGGCTCGAAATATACTCGTGCTGAGCGGATATGGGCGGGGTGAGCTGGAGTATGTCCTGCCAAAAGCTGATGTTAAGCCTGATTATGTGGCTGATGATCTTGCCCGGGCCGTGGACTGGATTCTTAATGAGATTGAAGCCGAGTGA
- the waaC gene encoding lipopolysaccharide heptosyltransferase I: protein MNILIIKLSAIGDVVLCQPFLDALRQTHPQARLTWLVEEAAADIVTDHPQLDRVLILRRKSWLREIRKGHISSIIREVRFFLKDLRSERYDLVIDLQGLFKSGVFAFLSRGHQRMGFDRSRELSHLFYNQRMKPYDRDQHALLRNLDVAALLGAEVDKNPEFNLPCHETAAKLAKRLLTGADKPRVVINPAARWVTKLWPVPRWRELIQRLVRDLKVQVILTGGPDDTVLNHQIIRGNHGTLDVTGQTSLKVLTELFRSAAVVVCPDTGPMHLAVGAGAPVVALFGPTAPWRSGPFGPEHLVLRRDLDCSPCFRKKCPDPKCMTGLSVDEVFEAVRTKIEQGR, encoded by the coding sequence TTGAACATTCTGATAATCAAACTTAGCGCCATCGGCGACGTGGTTCTGTGTCAGCCCTTCCTGGACGCACTGCGGCAGACCCATCCCCAGGCTCGCCTGACCTGGCTTGTCGAGGAGGCAGCGGCTGATATTGTCACGGATCACCCGCAGCTTGATCGCGTTCTGATTTTACGCCGCAAATCATGGCTAAGAGAAATCAGAAAGGGCCACATTAGTTCGATCATCAGGGAGGTGCGCTTTTTCCTGAAAGACCTGCGGTCAGAGAGATATGATCTGGTTATTGACTTGCAGGGGCTGTTCAAGAGCGGTGTTTTCGCTTTCCTCAGCCGCGGGCATCAAAGGATGGGTTTTGACCGGTCTCGGGAACTAAGCCACCTTTTTTACAACCAGCGCATGAAACCGTATGATCGTGACCAGCATGCCTTACTCCGCAACTTAGACGTGGCCGCGCTCCTGGGGGCCGAAGTTGACAAGAATCCTGAATTCAATCTGCCTTGCCATGAGACCGCGGCCAAGCTGGCGAAGCGGCTCTTAACCGGAGCTGACAAACCCAGGGTCGTAATCAATCCGGCCGCCAGGTGGGTCACCAAGCTCTGGCCCGTGCCGCGCTGGAGGGAACTGATCCAGCGGCTGGTCAGGGACCTGAAGGTCCAGGTAATACTTACCGGCGGGCCGGATGACACAGTTTTAAATCATCAAATTATTCGAGGGAATCACGGGACTCTGGATGTAACCGGTCAGACCAGCTTGAAGGTTTTAACGGAATTGTTCCGATCTGCTGCCGTGGTCGTCTGTCCTGACACCGGGCCGATGCACCTGGCCGTTGGGGCGGGGGCCCCGGTGGTGGCCCTTTTTGGACCCACCGCCCCATGGCGCAGCGGCCCTTTTGGCCCGGAGCATCTTGTTTTAAGGCGGGACCTGGACTGCAGTCCGTGTTTTCGTAAAAAGTGCCCGGATCCGAAATGTATGACCGGTTTGAGCGTGGATGAGGTTTTTGAGGCGGTTCGGACGAAGATTGAGCAAGGCCGGTAA
- a CDS encoding Trm112 family protein — MPISQELLEILACPKCKGDLKLTESEDGLICENCQLLYEIRDDIPIMLIDEAKPLS, encoded by the coding sequence ATGCCTATCAGTCAGGAGCTTTTAGAAATTCTGGCCTGCCCCAAATGCAAGGGAGACCTCAAACTGACCGAATCGGAAGATGGTCTAATCTGTGAAAACTGCCAGCTCCTTTACGAGATACGGGATGATATTCCCATAATGCTCATTGACGAGGCGAAGCCTCTTAGCTGA